In Spirosoma agri, one DNA window encodes the following:
- a CDS encoding glycoside hydrolase family 127 protein produces the protein MQSLTSMRFNTFNVIPTSGLLRGILTFGLVGQSVLGLAQYPGQASDKMKVPVSVPMKAKSFDLQDVRITHGLFRDNAEREGKWLLSLPVDRLMHSFRVNAGMNTPKPGSPTKMPRPLGGWEGLDMELRGHSIGHLLSGLSLQYASTNNEAFRKKGDSLVTALADVQRVLNQDGYLSAYPQQYIDRNIAGTAVWAPWYTLHKLFAGLTDQFTYACNQQALAIATKMAAWASKKLSPLTPEQRQKMLRNEFGGMNDAFFNLYALTGNPEHLKLAQFFYHKAALEPLENGQDNLNKAHANTFIPKLVGEARDYELTGNEKAKTAATFFWNTVVQHHTYAHGGNSDKEHFFEPDKLSKHLTGNTSETCNTYNMLKLTRHLFTWSAAEKYADYYEQALYNHILGQQDPESGMVCYFTPMKAGAYRLYSTPDQSFWCCVGSGFESQSKYGEAIYYHDDKGIYVNLFIPSELNWREKGVTLVQETAYPEEATTRLTIQANAPTQMPLYLRYPGWATAGATLKVNGKVVAVKQLPGSYITVNRTWKTGDKVELTYPMTLRLVPTNDDPRVAAIAYGPIVLAGEKGHANMKGTAPFHDPADPYQYYGYDYTIPDSIDHTIHMGGKPVTDWLKPVDGKPLTFQTVAGMGNQAVELRPYYNLHRQRYVVYWDLD, from the coding sequence ATGCAGTCACTCACATCAATGCGGTTCAATACATTTAACGTAATCCCAACGTCCGGCCTATTGCGGGGTATCCTGACGTTCGGTCTGGTCGGCCAATCGGTGCTGGGGCTGGCGCAGTACCCCGGTCAGGCGTCCGATAAAATGAAGGTGCCTGTTAGCGTACCCATGAAAGCGAAAAGCTTCGACCTTCAGGATGTGCGGATCACGCATGGCCTGTTTCGGGATAACGCAGAACGAGAAGGTAAGTGGCTACTGTCGCTACCCGTTGACCGGCTGATGCATAGCTTTCGGGTCAATGCGGGCATGAATACGCCTAAACCGGGTAGTCCGACCAAAATGCCCAGGCCCTTGGGCGGCTGGGAAGGGCTGGATATGGAACTGCGTGGCCACAGCATCGGGCATTTGCTGTCGGGTTTGTCGCTTCAATACGCATCGACCAATAACGAAGCGTTTCGTAAAAAAGGCGATAGTCTGGTAACAGCATTGGCCGATGTACAGCGCGTACTGAACCAGGATGGTTACCTGAGCGCGTACCCACAGCAGTACATCGACCGGAATATTGCCGGAACGGCCGTTTGGGCACCTTGGTACACGCTTCATAAACTCTTCGCCGGTTTAACCGATCAGTTCACGTACGCCTGTAACCAGCAGGCACTTGCTATTGCGACTAAAATGGCTGCGTGGGCCAGCAAAAAACTGTCGCCCTTAACACCTGAGCAACGCCAGAAAATGCTGCGGAATGAGTTTGGCGGCATGAACGACGCTTTTTTCAACCTGTATGCTCTGACGGGAAATCCTGAACACCTCAAACTGGCCCAGTTTTTCTACCACAAAGCGGCTCTGGAACCGCTGGAAAACGGTCAGGATAACCTCAACAAGGCCCACGCCAATACGTTTATTCCGAAGCTGGTTGGCGAAGCGCGGGATTATGAACTGACCGGCAACGAGAAAGCTAAAACGGCTGCTACGTTCTTCTGGAACACGGTCGTGCAGCACCACACCTACGCACACGGGGGGAACAGTGACAAGGAGCATTTTTTCGAACCCGATAAACTCTCTAAACACCTCACCGGTAACACCAGCGAAACCTGTAATACCTACAATATGCTCAAGCTGACCCGGCACCTGTTTACCTGGTCGGCCGCCGAGAAATACGCTGATTATTACGAACAGGCGTTGTACAACCACATTCTGGGCCAGCAGGACCCCGAGTCGGGCATGGTCTGCTATTTTACGCCCATGAAAGCGGGGGCGTACCGGCTCTACAGTACGCCCGATCAATCGTTCTGGTGCTGCGTCGGTTCGGGGTTCGAAAGCCAGTCTAAATACGGCGAAGCGATTTACTACCACGACGACAAAGGCATCTACGTCAATCTGTTTATTCCTTCAGAACTGAACTGGCGGGAGAAGGGCGTTACGCTCGTGCAGGAAACGGCCTATCCCGAAGAGGCAACAACTCGCTTGACCATCCAGGCCAACGCACCGACACAAATGCCGCTCTACCTGCGGTATCCGGGCTGGGCTACGGCTGGCGCTACGCTGAAAGTGAACGGGAAAGTCGTTGCCGTCAAGCAATTGCCCGGCAGCTACATCACCGTCAATCGCACCTGGAAAACTGGCGACAAGGTGGAGCTTACCTATCCGATGACGCTCCGGTTAGTTCCCACTAATGACGATCCGCGCGTGGCGGCCATCGCGTACGGCCCGATCGTGCTGGCTGGCGAAAAGGGCCATGCCAATATGAAGGGAACGGCCCCGTTTCACGACCCCGCCGACCCGTATCAGTATTATGGCTACGATTACACCATTCCCGACTCAATCGATCACACGATCCACATGGGCGGTAAGCCAGTGACAGATTGGCTGAAACCCGTTGACGGAAAGCCGTTGACGTTCCAGACCGTAGCCGGAATGGGTAATCAAGCCGTCGAATTGCGACCGTACTATAACCTGCATCGGCAGCGCTACGTCGTGTATTGGGACCTGGACTAA
- a CDS encoding heparinase II/III domain-containing protein, translating into MRMLAFWFLSLSAVCTALAGQAQPAKAHPYLFYTPQRTDRLKEHIKTDTLLANRWNALRQRCDKWLSEPQGGNMEQLALAYTMTGDKRYADRAKTLLNELTGRSFWDGMDDRTPRWNAGLGTSHNNWMASVTFDAIYNALTNGERRAIADRIVKLGVEPSIADWVSKDKRIQSLDNMGHNWWAAIVFEAGIASLAVMNEQPQARQWAADIMQDSRQWFAFAGSLLENKPANFDPAGGFYESINYANYGVGEYLLFRVAYTNALGKLTMPYDNLLQKTVDWFMHSAYPRSGDKPVLSLNFGDSNDFANGERPAKLMLALGLGNDDYYWYIRHTDQNPFREDLNVGTPMGLLYQPESKRVPETPTLSPSAIYSSMGWGTLRSSWKPDATLLGVKSGYTWNHAHADAGSFVLYHKGEYLLIDGGDVGYGNPEYSSYFVKSQAHNVVTFNGEAQDARDQYNAVKNPGHLYNLLDGGSLKYILADATGPTSRNFLRNYRNFLWIGNVILVIDDLKTYDSGQFDFLLHYADKAIKRGPDLEITSGKAGVLFRPLYPETLPLGYPHDFPEKLKYRTEYGLQDRTTNVKIPYYVLSPPEKTDRTKLINAILLLDETNQSIQTATGSSGASGSAGRSNLPTIEKFEGTNYLGLRITQNGQVTEVYVNLLADGRLMHRNANLTIGDWQTDAYLSAITFPEGANRQDLTQLSSFFTGNGSYLRKNGKPLLSSLSKVFLHAARTGSQLNVQLQGQPLIEASLGFEKVTKLNVNNKAVSPIYDSGKLLLVTTDEKK; encoded by the coding sequence ATGCGCATGTTAGCTTTTTGGTTCCTGTCGCTCAGTGCTGTCTGTACCGCCCTTGCCGGGCAGGCCCAACCCGCTAAAGCACACCCGTACCTGTTCTACACCCCTCAGCGGACCGACCGGCTGAAAGAGCATATCAAAACGGATACGCTGCTGGCCAATCGCTGGAATGCCCTGCGGCAGCGCTGCGACAAATGGCTTTCGGAACCGCAAGGCGGCAACATGGAACAGCTGGCGTTGGCTTACACCATGACCGGCGACAAGCGCTACGCCGACCGGGCCAAAACGCTCCTGAACGAGTTGACGGGCCGGTCTTTCTGGGATGGTATGGACGACCGCACACCCCGCTGGAATGCCGGGCTGGGTACCAGTCACAACAACTGGATGGCCTCTGTTACGTTCGATGCTATTTACAATGCCCTGACCAACGGCGAGCGACGGGCCATTGCCGACCGGATTGTTAAGCTGGGTGTCGAACCGTCGATTGCCGACTGGGTATCAAAAGACAAACGCATTCAGTCGCTCGACAACATGGGCCACAACTGGTGGGCGGCCATCGTGTTCGAAGCGGGTATTGCCTCGCTGGCGGTCATGAACGAGCAGCCACAGGCCCGTCAGTGGGCCGCCGATATCATGCAGGATAGCCGCCAGTGGTTTGCTTTTGCAGGTAGTTTGCTGGAAAACAAACCGGCCAACTTCGACCCGGCGGGGGGCTTCTACGAAAGCATCAACTACGCCAACTACGGCGTGGGCGAATACCTGTTGTTCCGGGTAGCGTACACCAATGCGCTGGGCAAACTGACGATGCCCTACGATAACCTGCTGCAAAAAACCGTCGACTGGTTTATGCACTCGGCCTACCCACGAAGTGGCGATAAGCCCGTACTGTCGCTGAACTTCGGCGACAGCAACGACTTTGCCAACGGCGAACGGCCAGCCAAACTGATGCTGGCGCTGGGCCTGGGCAACGACGATTATTACTGGTACATTCGGCACACGGATCAGAACCCGTTTCGGGAAGATCTGAACGTCGGCACACCGATGGGCCTCTTGTACCAGCCCGAAAGCAAACGCGTTCCCGAAACGCCAACCTTGTCTCCTTCGGCGATTTATAGCTCGATGGGTTGGGGAACGCTGCGGTCGTCGTGGAAGCCCGATGCGACGTTGCTGGGCGTAAAAAGCGGCTACACCTGGAACCACGCCCACGCTGATGCGGGGTCGTTCGTGCTATACCATAAGGGTGAATACCTGTTGATCGACGGGGGCGATGTGGGGTACGGTAATCCCGAATACAGCAGCTATTTCGTGAAGAGTCAGGCGCATAACGTCGTGACGTTTAATGGCGAAGCGCAGGACGCCCGCGATCAGTACAATGCGGTAAAGAATCCAGGTCACCTCTATAACCTGCTCGATGGCGGATCGCTGAAATACATACTAGCCGATGCGACCGGCCCCACGTCCCGCAACTTTCTGCGGAACTACCGGAATTTCCTCTGGATCGGCAACGTGATTCTGGTCATTGACGACCTAAAAACGTACGACAGTGGTCAATTCGATTTTCTGCTGCACTACGCCGATAAAGCCATAAAGCGCGGTCCCGATCTGGAAATTACCAGCGGTAAAGCGGGGGTTCTATTCCGGCCCCTATACCCCGAAACCTTGCCGCTGGGTTACCCGCACGATTTCCCCGAAAAACTAAAATACCGCACCGAATACGGTTTACAGGACCGCACCACGAACGTCAAGATTCCGTACTACGTGTTATCGCCCCCCGAGAAAACGGACCGCACCAAGCTAATCAACGCAATTCTGTTGCTTGATGAGACAAACCAGTCGATTCAGACGGCCACGGGTTCGTCGGGCGCTTCAGGTTCTGCCGGGCGAAGCAACCTACCGACCATCGAAAAGTTTGAGGGTACCAATTACCTGGGCCTGCGCATCACCCAGAACGGGCAGGTAACGGAGGTGTACGTCAACTTGCTAGCCGACGGTCGGCTGATGCACCGCAACGCCAACCTGACCATCGGCGACTGGCAAACCGATGCATACCTGTCGGCCATTACTTTTCCCGAAGGCGCTAACCGGCAGGATCTGACTCAGTTGTCTTCCTTCTTTACCGGCAATGGTAGCTACCTCCGCAAAAACGGAAAGCCGCTCCTGAGTTCGCTGTCTAAAGTGTTTCTGCACGCGGCCCGCACAGGTTCTCAACTCAATGTGCAGCTTCAGGGACAACCTCTGATTGAAGCATCGCTGGGGTTCGAAAAAGTAACTAAACTCAATGTAAATAACAAAGCCGTTTCGCCCATCTACGATTCGGGTAAGTTGTTGCTCGTCACCACAGACGAAAAAAAGTAA
- a CDS encoding glycoside hydrolase family 97 protein, whose translation MLNRSLLYSCLISLWFISLAGFSAPKPTIYQAVSPNKNTRIEITVNEQKALTYRMWLANEPVLNWSSLGLDLNGVAVGQNTVVKKQHASKHTESLAWRLGENDVIHNNYNELTLDCVSGSVTYQLVTRVFDGSVAFRYMLPKQTGTSAGLIRQEHTTFALPGAFTIYQYNEETVFTPTPVSDLQKTCDFPATLTNGKLFLSIGEADNTGYTKAVLAKGATPTALAVAFRKDSVRTAGDFQTPWRTVSVATSAIGLHAFSDLPLRFCPPSTQAVPDWIKPGKLIRSSLTTQGGLNCIDFAASHNLQYILFDAGWYGAEFRTTSDPMQPIPAIDLPKVIAYGKSKNVGVILYVNRVALRTRLDEILPLYKKWGVVGLKFGFVDGLTQEGISWLPGAIKKAYDYGFILDIHDNYKPTGLSRTYPNLLTQEGIRGNENNPDAFHNTVLPFTRFLAGAADYTFCYPNTNRYFTDNLYKSKLQVSKGQQLALSVVYFSPLQAIFWYGNPTDYNDEGEIEFFKRVPTVWNESHYLAGEIGQFISVARRQGNVWYVGSAAGLTDWAGNLPLSFLAPDKRYQATIYEDDGAGSIQKRVADMGADASFPISLKAKGGQAMIIEEKP comes from the coding sequence ATGCTTAACCGATCTTTGTTATATTCCTGTCTGATAAGTTTGTGGTTTATCTCGCTGGCCGGATTTTCCGCCCCCAAACCGACTATTTATCAGGCTGTTTCCCCGAACAAAAATACGCGTATAGAGATTACCGTTAACGAGCAAAAAGCCCTCACGTACCGAATGTGGCTTGCCAATGAACCGGTACTAAACTGGTCGTCGTTGGGGCTTGACCTGAATGGGGTAGCTGTCGGACAGAATACCGTGGTCAAAAAGCAGCACGCCAGCAAGCACACCGAATCGTTGGCGTGGCGGTTGGGCGAAAACGATGTCATTCACAATAATTACAATGAGTTGACGCTCGATTGTGTGTCCGGGTCGGTGACGTACCAGCTTGTGACTCGGGTATTCGATGGTAGTGTGGCGTTTCGCTATATGTTGCCGAAACAGACCGGCACCAGTGCGGGGTTGATTCGGCAGGAGCATACGACGTTTGCCCTACCCGGTGCGTTCACGATTTACCAGTACAACGAAGAAACGGTATTCACCCCGACCCCCGTTTCGGACCTGCAAAAAACCTGCGACTTCCCGGCTACACTTACCAACGGCAAGCTTTTCCTCTCAATTGGCGAAGCCGATAATACCGGTTACACCAAAGCCGTACTGGCCAAAGGTGCGACACCGACTGCGCTGGCGGTTGCTTTTCGTAAAGACTCCGTCCGAACGGCGGGTGATTTTCAAACCCCCTGGCGAACCGTTAGCGTGGCAACGTCGGCCATTGGGCTGCACGCGTTCAGTGACCTGCCGCTGCGATTTTGTCCCCCATCCACCCAGGCTGTTCCCGACTGGATCAAGCCGGGTAAGCTGATTCGCTCGTCGCTGACGACGCAGGGCGGGTTGAACTGCATCGACTTTGCGGCCAGTCATAATCTCCAGTATATCCTGTTCGATGCGGGCTGGTACGGGGCGGAGTTCCGGACCACCTCCGACCCTATGCAACCCATTCCGGCCATTGATCTGCCGAAAGTGATTGCTTATGGGAAGTCGAAAAACGTGGGCGTCATTCTGTACGTCAACCGGGTTGCATTACGAACCCGGCTGGATGAGATACTACCGCTCTACAAAAAGTGGGGCGTTGTGGGCCTGAAATTTGGCTTCGTGGACGGGCTGACGCAGGAAGGAATTAGCTGGCTACCCGGCGCAATCAAAAAAGCCTACGACTATGGTTTCATCCTGGACATTCACGATAATTATAAACCGACTGGTCTGAGCCGCACGTACCCCAACCTGCTGACGCAGGAGGGAATCCGGGGCAACGAAAACAACCCCGATGCCTTTCACAATACGGTGCTGCCCTTCACCCGCTTTCTGGCCGGTGCGGCTGATTATACGTTCTGCTATCCCAACACGAATCGGTACTTTACCGACAACCTCTATAAAAGCAAATTGCAGGTGAGTAAAGGGCAGCAACTGGCGCTGTCGGTGGTGTATTTCAGCCCCTTGCAGGCTATTTTCTGGTACGGTAACCCAACCGATTACAACGACGAAGGAGAGATCGAATTTTTCAAACGAGTACCAACGGTCTGGAACGAAAGCCATTATCTGGCGGGTGAAATTGGTCAGTTCATCAGCGTGGCACGTCGGCAGGGAAATGTATGGTACGTTGGTTCAGCAGCGGGCTTAACGGACTGGGCTGGTAACTTACCACTTTCGTTTCTGGCGCCTGACAAGCGGTATCAGGCAACGATTTACGAAGACGACGGGGCGGGTAGCATTCAGAAGCGAGTGGCCGATATGGGGGCCGATGCTTCGTTCCCGATCAGCCTGAAAGCCAAAGGCGGGCAAGCCATGATCATCGAAGAGAAGCCGTAA
- a CDS encoding glycoside hydrolase family 43 protein, whose protein sequence is MFSLHRPGHLLLYLTIGLATFLSSGWIRLPAVETNSASSHPITTGGHKKRKPVNAVPSEKDVAAYLLVYFKDEDHSLHMALSNDGYSFTDINQGKPVLAGDTLAEQKGIRDPHIMRGNDGFFYMAMTDLHIYAKEAGFRSTQWERDGKEYGWGNNRGIVLMKSKDLVNWSHTVLRVDKAFPEWDKIGCAWAPELIYDPTNGKMMMYFTLRFGNGLSQLYYAYLNSAFTALATEPKLLFQYPKYNKSYIDGDITKVGDKYHLFYVSHDGKAGIKQAVSDKLTTGYVYDEKFYDPEPKACEAPNVWKRIGQKKWVLMYDCYGISPHNFGFSETTDFVHFTNLGHFNEGVMKTTNFTSPKHGVVIHLTRKEAQSLAERYSLTMNF, encoded by the coding sequence ATGTTTTCTCTGCATCGCCCCGGCCACCTGTTGCTGTATCTGACCATCGGGCTAGCCACGTTCCTCTCGTCGGGTTGGATACGTCTCCCGGCCGTCGAAACCAACTCCGCATCCAGCCATCCGATCACAACCGGCGGGCATAAGAAACGCAAACCAGTCAACGCCGTTCCGTCGGAGAAAGACGTGGCCGCTTATCTGCTAGTGTATTTCAAGGACGAAGATCACAGCCTGCACATGGCGCTGAGTAACGACGGCTATTCGTTTACCGACATTAACCAGGGGAAGCCGGTGCTGGCGGGCGACACGCTGGCCGAGCAGAAAGGTATTCGCGATCCGCACATTATGCGGGGTAACGACGGGTTTTTCTACATGGCCATGACCGACCTACACATTTACGCCAAAGAAGCCGGGTTTCGGTCGACGCAATGGGAGCGGGATGGCAAGGAATACGGCTGGGGCAACAACCGGGGTATCGTGTTGATGAAATCGAAAGACCTTGTCAACTGGTCGCACACGGTTCTGCGCGTGGATAAAGCCTTTCCAGAGTGGGACAAAATTGGCTGTGCCTGGGCACCCGAACTGATCTACGACCCGACCAACGGGAAAATGATGATGTATTTTACCCTCCGTTTTGGTAATGGCCTGAGTCAGTTGTATTACGCGTACCTCAATTCGGCGTTTACGGCGCTGGCCACGGAGCCAAAGCTATTGTTTCAGTACCCGAAGTATAACAAATCGTACATCGACGGCGACATTACGAAAGTGGGCGACAAATACCACCTGTTCTATGTTTCCCACGACGGCAAAGCGGGTATCAAACAGGCCGTTTCCGACAAACTGACCACTGGGTACGTCTACGACGAGAAGTTTTACGATCCGGAGCCGAAAGCCTGCGAAGCGCCCAACGTCTGGAAGCGCATCGGTCAGAAAAAATGGGTGCTAATGTACGATTGTTACGGCATCAGTCCGCACAATTTCGGCTTCAGCGAAACCACCGACTTTGTCCACTTTACCAACCTGGGCCACTTTAACGAAGGCGTGATGAAAACGACCAATTTTACCTCGCCCAAACACGGAGTCGTTATTCACCTGACCCGGAAAGAAGCCCAGTCACTGGCCGAACGGTACAGCCTGACCATGAATTTTTAG
- a CDS encoding glycosyl hydrolase family 28 protein yields MNHIKLGLGLLLWVLSVRLYAQELVIYPVPTGILYSQHNDDYTVRVRKPGGPWQDLFEYNVQVDLDKVRDASMVFFDFSGTVEVAVRKNNGSVQNARIRPLSYQIQSKQEGNTLYFTLTQPRKLSIEFNGDKLQNLHLFANPLETSKPDPKDPNVMYFGPGIHSPDDKPGDVFKIPSNKTVYIDGGAVIRGKLVCDNVKNVRIIGRGIIDQPQRGIEITHSENVLVDGIIVKNPQHYTVYGGQSKGITIRNLKSFSCKGWSDGIDLMSCSDVLVDDVFMRNSDDCIALYGHRWDYYGGSRNVVVKNSTLWADVAHPTNIGLHGDTRSVGDTLENITFSNIDILEHDEDDPDYQGCLAISCGDLNLIRNVTYENIRIEDFEEGKLLSFRVIYNKKYNTGPGRTVENITLRNITYSGSMANSSIIEGLSDQGMVRGVTFDNVRINGKLLRTNQSDDIRVGAFTQNIQFKVN; encoded by the coding sequence ATGAATCATATAAAATTAGGATTAGGTCTTTTATTGTGGGTGCTATCGGTCAGACTCTACGCCCAGGAACTGGTGATTTATCCCGTACCGACGGGTATATTGTATAGTCAGCACAACGACGACTACACGGTGAGGGTACGCAAGCCGGGCGGACCGTGGCAGGACCTGTTTGAATACAACGTACAGGTCGATCTGGACAAAGTACGGGATGCCTCGATGGTGTTCTTCGACTTTTCGGGTACGGTAGAGGTAGCTGTGCGCAAAAACAATGGCTCCGTTCAGAACGCCCGAATCCGCCCGTTATCGTACCAGATCCAATCGAAACAGGAGGGCAACACGCTATATTTCACCCTCACGCAGCCCCGCAAGCTGTCGATTGAATTTAACGGCGATAAGCTTCAGAATTTGCACCTGTTCGCCAACCCGCTCGAAACCAGCAAACCCGACCCGAAAGACCCCAACGTGATGTACTTTGGTCCGGGGATTCACTCGCCGGATGACAAGCCCGGTGACGTGTTTAAAATTCCCAGCAACAAAACAGTGTACATCGACGGGGGGGCGGTTATCCGGGGTAAACTCGTTTGCGACAATGTCAAAAACGTGCGGATTATCGGTCGGGGCATTATCGATCAGCCGCAACGGGGCATTGAAATAACCCATTCTGAAAACGTACTGGTCGACGGGATCATCGTCAAAAATCCGCAGCATTACACCGTATACGGCGGGCAGTCGAAGGGCATTACGATCCGCAATCTGAAATCGTTTAGCTGCAAAGGCTGGAGCGATGGCATCGACCTGATGAGTTGTTCGGACGTGCTGGTCGACGATGTGTTTATGCGCAATTCCGATGACTGCATTGCTCTCTACGGACATCGCTGGGATTATTACGGTGGGTCGCGTAACGTAGTGGTCAAAAATTCGACGCTCTGGGCCGACGTAGCGCACCCAACGAATATTGGCCTGCACGGAGACACCCGGTCCGTGGGCGATACGCTGGAAAATATTACGTTCAGCAACATAGATATTCTGGAACATGATGAGGACGACCCCGATTATCAGGGTTGTCTGGCCATTAGCTGCGGAGACCTGAATCTGATTCGTAACGTAACCTACGAGAACATTCGGATTGAGGATTTTGAGGAGGGCAAGCTGCTGAGCTTCCGCGTAATCTATAACAAAAAGTACAACACGGGCCCCGGGCGAACGGTCGAAAACATTACACTCCGAAATATAACGTATTCGGGATCAATGGCTAATTCGTCGATCATCGAAGGGCTTAGCGATCAGGGCATGGTTCGCGGAGTAACATTCGACAACGTTCGGATCAACGGCAAACTTCTTCGGACCAACCAATCCGACGACATCCGCGTCGGTGCATTTACGCAGAATATTCAGTTTAAGGTAAACTGA
- a CDS encoding family 43 glycosylhydrolase, translated as MSKQIVNPLTSFLPALLFTAGVICSVNPCAAQTLPTGNVTTVCNPMNLDYRFTLDGPSRREAADPTAITFKSEYYLFASRSGGYWHSTDLNHWELIKTDDLPLEDYAPTAVTVGDTVYFMASTTKPGGKIYKSADPKSGKWTVANSDFPFALTDPDLFLDDDGRLYLYYGCSNVQPIYVVELDRKTLMPMGKSTGLFAGNPKTYGWERFGDYNERPEKPWLEGAWMTKYKGTYYLQYASPGTEFKSYSDGLYTSNKPTGPFKLAANNPFSARPEGFIAGAGHSSTFQDRYGNFWRISTMSISVKHRWERRLGLFPAFFGSAGSSYTNTQFGDFPFIIPKKQITSPSELFPGWMLLSYDKPVQVSSALPNHPARQGVDEDIRTYWSAATGGPNEWMQIDLQQPCQINAVQLNFAEEGATLLGRTADIAYRYKLAYSDDNRTWKVLADKSTNQQDAPHDYLTFAKPVQARYLRVTNGHTPSGQFALSDFRVFGKSSEKLPAPVSELSVIRDKTDPCIVTLNWPESMGSTGYNVRYGTAPHQLQHTYQVFGKNTLVIRSLNKDESYYFTIDSFNGRGVTPGPKPQPIP; from the coding sequence ATGAGCAAACAGATAGTCAATCCGTTAACGTCTTTCTTGCCGGCCTTACTTTTTACAGCTGGCGTTATTTGTTCAGTCAATCCCTGTGCTGCTCAGACATTACCCACAGGCAACGTAACGACGGTCTGTAATCCGATGAATCTGGATTACCGCTTCACGCTCGACGGTCCATCCCGGCGGGAAGCTGCCGACCCCACCGCCATCACGTTCAAAAGCGAGTATTACCTGTTTGCTTCCCGGTCGGGGGGCTATTGGCACTCGACGGACCTCAACCATTGGGAGTTGATCAAAACTGATGACCTGCCGCTGGAAGATTACGCGCCAACGGCGGTCACCGTCGGCGACACGGTTTACTTCATGGCCTCTACCACGAAGCCGGGCGGAAAAATTTATAAAAGTGCCGACCCTAAAAGCGGCAAATGGACCGTAGCCAATTCGGATTTTCCGTTTGCCCTGACCGACCCGGACTTGTTTCTGGACGATGATGGCCGGTTGTATCTCTATTACGGCTGTTCCAATGTGCAGCCGATCTACGTAGTCGAGCTGGATCGGAAAACGCTCATGCCGATGGGTAAATCGACGGGCTTGTTTGCAGGGAATCCGAAAACGTACGGCTGGGAACGCTTCGGCGACTACAACGAACGCCCCGAAAAGCCCTGGCTGGAAGGGGCCTGGATGACCAAATACAAGGGTACGTATTACCTGCAATACGCCAGCCCCGGAACGGAGTTTAAGAGTTATTCAGATGGGCTGTATACATCGAACAAACCGACGGGGCCGTTCAAACTCGCGGCCAATAACCCCTTCTCGGCCCGGCCCGAAGGCTTCATCGCGGGCGCGGGTCACAGCAGCACGTTTCAGGATCGATACGGCAATTTCTGGCGGATCTCGACTATGTCCATCTCGGTAAAACACCGCTGGGAACGGCGATTGGGGCTTTTTCCCGCTTTTTTCGGCTCGGCTGGCAGCTCGTATACCAATACCCAGTTCGGTGATTTCCCGTTTATTATTCCTAAAAAGCAAATCACCTCCCCCAGCGAACTCTTCCCCGGCTGGATGCTGCTGTCGTACGATAAACCCGTGCAGGTGTCTTCGGCGCTGCCCAACCACCCCGCCCGGCAGGGAGTCGACGAAGATATTCGGACGTACTGGAGTGCGGCTACCGGCGGACCGAATGAGTGGATGCAGATCGACTTGCAGCAGCCGTGTCAGATCAATGCCGTGCAGCTCAATTTTGCCGAAGAAGGGGCCACCTTGCTGGGGCGGACTGCCGACATTGCTTACCGCTACAAGCTTGCCTATTCGGATGATAACCGTACCTGGAAAGTGCTGGCTGATAAATCAACCAATCAGCAGGACGCCCCCCATGACTACCTGACGTTTGCCAAGCCGGTTCAAGCTCGTTACCTGCGCGTGACGAATGGGCATACACCGAGTGGTCAGTTTGCCCTTTCCGACTTCCGGGTATTTGGTAAAAGTTCGGAGAAACTACCCGCGCCGGTGAGCGAGCTGTCGGTAATACGCGACAAAACGGATCCCTGCATCGTTACGTTGAATTGGCCCGAAAGCATGGGAAGCACTGGCTACAACGTTCGGTACGGTACGGCCCCCCATCAATTGCAGCATACTTACCAGGTTTTCGGGAAGAACACGCTGGTGATTCGTAGCCTAAACAAGGATGAAAGCTACTATTTCACCATCGACAGTTTCAATGGTCGGGGCGTAACACCGGGCCCCAAACCACAACCCATTCCCTGA